ACCCGACGGCAACTGCCGCAACGGCTTCAGCGCGAAGACGGTGCTGGGCGACAGCGGCGAGATGGACATCGCCGTGCCGCGCGACCGGCACAGCAGCTTCGAGCCGCTGCTGGTGCCCAAGTGGCAGAAGAAGCTACCAGGCTTCGAAGACAAGATCATCGCTCTCTACGCACGCGGCATGACGGTGCGCGACATCAAGGCGATGCTCGAGCAGCAATACCGCATCGAGGTC
The genomic region above belongs to Prosthecobacter sp. and contains:
- a CDS encoding transposase codes for the protein MRRTKTKEDQALDQALDVLIAKSGHTPEAIMGEQGLLAQLTKRLVERVLGAELTHHLKTGRSPTEPMLDEQGERAEPDGNCRNGFSAKTVLGDSGEMDIAVPRDRHSSFEPLLVPKWQKKLPGFEDKIIALYARGMTVRDIKAMLEQQYRIEV